The segment AATTGgggcaacaacaacaaatagTAATCATGAATCCAAATAACATCACCTGGTTTGTAAATTTGTTTAATCTTGTTGGCATAGGCCTCGTTGAACTTTACATAATCATGCCATGCTTGAATTTCCTCCTTTCCATCAGAAGGAGTTCCCAGAAAGTAATGGAAAACTGGCCAAATGACATTTTCAGCGTACTTCCTCCATCTTTCCTGATCACGCCTTAATAACCAAATAGGATGAATATTTTCGGATCCTATTGCCTTTTGAAgctttttttcaatctccCCCTTGTCCTCGTCATCAAGATACAACGGATCGTCTTCCAAATTATCAGCTGTAACATTGACAGTATTCTTCACcttatttttcaattcaccCGTCCAAGCTATAACATGTGTTTCCCAATCCGTATGTTGCTGTAAAAAGCTTTGTGACGAAAATAAAGCCAGACTTCCGTGAACAATGTCGACGTCCCAATAATAGCTATTGGTTTTGGAGTCGTAATTGCTCACAATTTGAGTAGGCAAAGTTGTCAGCACATTAAGAATACGACCAGATAGTTTCACTTTATCATTGTTGGCAAAATCTTTCGGAGATACCGCATGGGTGTTTGCCGGAGATACCTTCAATTGGCTCAACTCAGgcatttcaaaaatatctTCTTTAGATTCTGAGTGGTAGTAATTTAATTAAAGTGTATGTTCTAGCAGGCCCTTCTTTATACAAAAAGTATGTAACGGAGGTGTCggtttgaaatttgtaaattatAATGTTAcagatttcaacaattgagaaatgCTCACCTTTTGAGATTTGATTGCGGTTGTGGAAAATTGTTACAcagatttgaataatttttttcaatcctTGTGTTCTAGGCGACTATAGCTCCGTAACTAGCCacacaacaaacaaagtATGTTGAAATGGAAAGATGGTACCCAGTGTAGAGCAATTGTGGATTCGGCGCCTGAAGGATATATTTGTACATTTATAGCGGTTGGTGTATCTGTATTTGGCGCATATCCATGTTGCATTATGGTTAGATCTTGACAATTGCAACACTATCACAATTGCGGTGCTACGTTATAAAGAGACTACCAGAGCCAATCAGGTGTTACTGAGTTCAAGGCAAGTTCTACTCAAATATTACTCAGTGGACTGGCCCACCATTTTTAAACAaaagtttccaatttttttcatttcacaaaattatcaacaaagtaAACAAAATGTATACACATAAAATGGAATTGGAGATACTCCAATGTCCATCCAGGTTTCACCAAGTTcaactttcaaatattACACACCAATAACAGGGTTGGAAAAAACATAAGGTAGGCTCAAATCTATTCACAAAGGTGAATAGATTGTTTCAtacaaaagaacaagacAAAATACCTCTCTCGTCCTTTTTTTATTGCCGATTCtcaattattcaaaattccTCATTGTATTTAAGCTTCTTCATTAGCAGCAACTCCAGCTTCAGACTTTTTGTACTCTTCATATGCAGTTAAAGCATCTTCAAAgtggttgttgaataattcatcatcatccaacaaatccaaaatttcttgattttcTAATCCCAACATCATACCAGTAATCTTACCCGCAGCTTCAGGTTCTTGGGCCTTTCCAGTGGCAACAATTCTTGGGTATAATTCTTCTCCCAAAATTCTCTTTTGCTGTTCTGGTGGAACACTAGAAATGATAGCAGCTAAATCCTTAGCTGGAACTTTAACACCGGCTTGTCCTGGATAATAAcctctttgttgttgctgttgttgctgttgttgagcTCTTTGGTCTGGAAATTGTGGTGGAATACCGTAAACTGGGACTGGTTGACCGTTAGGTCCTCCTGGTCTTGGCCATTGTTCTGGGAATGGTTGACCTGGCTGACCTcttctcatcatcatttgtGGGTTTGGTCCTGGGAATGGAGCATTTCCTCTACCACCTGGTGGGAAGAAACCTTGTTGACCATAGTACATTGGAGGCATAAATTGACCTGGGAAtccagcagcagcagcagcgTTTTGCATTCtcatttgatttcttgCTTGGATTTGTTGTTCCAATTGAGAACGTCTAACATCCTTACGTTGAGCCAAAGCAACGTACAATGGCTTTCCATTGACCATTCTTTGGTTCATTTCAGTGATAGCTTTAGTAGCTTCTTCTGGAGTACTGAAACAAACAAAGCCAAATCCTCTAGATTTACcagcatcatcaaccatGACTTTAGCAGAAGTAATGGTTCCAAATGGTTtaaattcttcttctaacTTTTCGGAATCGATTTGATCATCCAAGTTCTTGACAAATAAGTTAACCCCTTGGTATTTGGACAACTTCTCCAATCTAATAGCTTCgtattgtttcttcaactcttcagttctttctctcttcttctgaGCTCTACCAACGTAGATCTTCTGACCATTAATTTCCTTGTCGTTCAAAGCTTCAACAGCTTCAACGGCAGATT is part of the Candida orthopsilosis Co 90-125, chromosome 2 draft sequence genome and harbors:
- a CDS encoding poly(A)-binding protein, translating into MSAAETNQLQESLEKLNIDSSSTAPAETKPAVESDAPAGAAPAEPSSEEQGELGGVAENSASLYVGELNPSVNEATLFEIFSPIGQVSSIRVCRDAVSKKSLGYAYVNYHKFEDGEKAIDELNYSLIENRPCRIMWSQRDPSARRSGDGNIFIKNLHPAIDNKALHDTFSAFGRILSCKVATDDLGQSKCFGFVHYETAEAAEAAIENVNGMLLNDREVYVGKHVSKKDRESKFEEMKANYTNIYVKNIDLEFSEKEFEDLFAPYGKITSIYLEKDQDGKSKGFGFVNYEEHKSAVEAVEALNDKEINGQKIYVGRAQKKRERTEELKKQYEAIRLEKLSKYQGVNLFVKNLDDQIDSEKLEEEFKPFGTITSAKVMVDDAGKSRGFGFVCFSTPEEATKAITEMNQRMVNGKPLYVALAQRKDVRRSQLEQQIQARNQMRMQNAAAAAGFPGQFMPPMYYGQQGFFPPGGRGNAPFPGPNPQMMMRRGQPGQPFPEQWPRPGGPNGQPVPVYGIPPQFPDQRAQQQQQQQQQRGYYPGQAGVKVPAKDLAAIISSVPPEQQKRILGEELYPRIVATGKAQEPEAAGKITGMMLGLENQEILDLLDDDELFNNHFEDALTAYEEYKKSEAGVAANEEA